A stretch of the Clavibacter sp. B3I6 genome encodes the following:
- a CDS encoding SIS domain-containing protein codes for MPDITPGSEATVREITQQPDVWREASARVADARQDLDAFLAPLLAQPDLRIVLTGAGTSAFVGEIAAPALSRRLGRRVEAVATTDIVSNPREYLAEDVPTLLVSFARSGNSPESSAATRLADEVLSDVSHLVITCDETGLLSRDHRDRPGSRVVLMPTRANDEGFAMTSSFTSMLLSCLLILGGPDDAAVEALRAAATHVIEERRDDIAALVATGCTRVVYLGSGPLAGLARESALKLLELTAGRVVTYHDSALGFRHGPKAVLDDATLVVVYVSSDPHTRRYDLDILAELRSTLPAERVVAISSEPLPDDAPRAWVLPGVAGQEDALLAVAYVVVAQLLGLSSSLALGATPDNPFPDGTVNRVVQGVRIHPLDAGVAALAEARS; via the coding sequence ATGCCTGACATCACCCCCGGCTCCGAAGCCACCGTCCGCGAGATCACGCAGCAGCCGGACGTGTGGCGCGAGGCCTCCGCCCGCGTCGCCGACGCCCGGCAGGACCTCGACGCCTTCCTCGCGCCGCTGCTGGCGCAACCCGATCTGCGCATCGTGCTCACGGGCGCGGGCACGTCCGCGTTCGTGGGGGAGATCGCCGCCCCGGCGCTGAGCCGCCGACTCGGACGCCGCGTCGAGGCCGTCGCCACGACCGACATCGTCTCGAACCCCCGCGAGTACCTCGCGGAGGACGTGCCCACCCTGCTCGTGTCCTTCGCCCGCTCGGGCAACAGCCCCGAGAGCAGCGCGGCCACGCGCCTCGCGGACGAGGTGCTCTCCGACGTGAGCCACCTCGTCATCACGTGCGACGAGACCGGCCTCCTGTCGCGGGACCACCGCGACCGCCCGGGCTCCCGCGTGGTGCTCATGCCGACGCGCGCCAACGACGAGGGCTTCGCGATGACGTCGAGCTTCACGTCGATGCTCCTGTCCTGCCTGCTGATCCTCGGGGGCCCGGACGACGCCGCCGTCGAGGCCCTCCGCGCGGCCGCGACGCACGTCATCGAGGAACGGCGCGACGACATCGCCGCCCTGGTCGCGACCGGGTGCACGCGCGTCGTCTATCTCGGCAGCGGGCCGCTCGCCGGCCTCGCCCGGGAGTCCGCGCTCAAGCTCCTCGAGCTGACGGCGGGGCGCGTCGTCACGTACCACGACTCCGCGCTGGGGTTCCGGCACGGGCCGAAGGCGGTCCTCGACGACGCGACGCTCGTGGTCGTCTACGTCTCCTCGGATCCGCACACGCGGCGCTACGACCTCGACATCCTGGCCGAGCTGCGCTCGACGCTGCCCGCGGAGCGCGTCGTCGCGATCTCCTCCGAGCCGCTCCCGGACGACGCCCCGCGCGCGTGGGTGCTGCCCGGCGTGGCCGGGCAGGAGGACGCCCTCCTCGCCGTCGCCTACGTCGTCGTCGCGCAGCTCCTGGGGCTGTCCTCCTCGCTCGCGCTCGGCGCGACGCCGGACAACCCGTTCCCCGACGGCACGGTCAACCGCGTGGTGCAGGGCGTGCGAATCCACCCGCTCGATGCGGGCGTCGCGGCCCTCGCCGAGGCGCGCAGCTGA
- a CDS encoding N-acetylglucosamine kinase encodes MALFLGVDGGGSKTEFVLVDGDGRVRARVRGGSSYYFGEGLDLVRRVLADGVARVTAEAGIEATDIDRAFFGLPGYGEVSADVAALDALPREVLGHARSTSDNDMVCGWAGSLAAADGINVISGTGSMTYGRRRGRGHRVGGWSELFGDEGSGYWVGIRGLNAFTRMSDGRLPRGPLHELMRTRTGVGADLDLIDVVMNDWKGRRADIAALSTTVVAAAGQGDAVAERILADACRELVELVRATRTHLGFADDEVVPVSCSGGMFDAEPLRHGFREMLAAEPTPTDLRRPVLGPGVGAALYAATIAGTPLSAAAVDALRADAVTAPPTP; translated from the coding sequence GTGGCCCTGTTCCTGGGCGTCGACGGTGGCGGATCCAAGACCGAGTTCGTGCTCGTGGACGGGGACGGGCGCGTGCGCGCCCGGGTGCGGGGCGGGAGCTCCTACTACTTCGGCGAGGGACTCGACCTGGTCCGACGCGTCCTCGCCGACGGCGTGGCGCGCGTCACGGCGGAGGCGGGGATCGAGGCGACGGACATCGACCGGGCGTTCTTCGGCCTCCCCGGCTACGGGGAGGTCAGCGCGGACGTCGCGGCGCTCGACGCGCTCCCCCGCGAGGTGCTCGGGCACGCGCGCAGCACCTCGGACAACGACATGGTGTGCGGCTGGGCGGGCTCGCTCGCGGCCGCGGACGGCATCAACGTCATCAGCGGCACCGGATCCATGACCTACGGCCGCCGTCGCGGCCGCGGGCACCGGGTCGGCGGCTGGAGCGAGCTGTTCGGCGACGAGGGCTCCGGCTACTGGGTGGGGATCCGCGGGCTCAACGCCTTCACGCGCATGAGCGACGGCCGGCTGCCGCGCGGCCCCCTGCACGAGCTGATGCGGACGCGCACCGGCGTCGGCGCCGACCTCGACCTCATCGACGTGGTCATGAACGACTGGAAGGGCCGCCGGGCGGACATCGCCGCGCTCTCCACCACGGTCGTCGCGGCCGCCGGCCAGGGCGACGCGGTGGCCGAGCGGATCCTCGCGGACGCCTGCCGTGAGCTCGTCGAGCTCGTGCGGGCGACACGCACGCACCTCGGCTTCGCGGACGACGAGGTCGTCCCCGTCTCGTGCTCGGGCGGCATGTTCGACGCCGAGCCCCTCAGGCACGGCTTCCGCGAGATGCTCGCCGCCGAGCCGACGCCCACCGACCTGCGCCGGCCGGTGCTCGGCCCCGGCGTCGGCGCCGCGCTCTACGCGGCGACCATCGCGGGCACGCCGTTGAGCGCGGCGGCCGTGGACGCGCTCCGCGCGGACGCCGTGACCGCACCGCCGACGCCGTGA
- a CDS encoding DeoR/GlpR family DNA-binding transcription regulator: MTQQQRLNRLLELVSDRGNMSIAEIGEALGISAATARRDLSTLAAQRLVTRTHGGAAALGSGYELPLQYKIARQAEAKVAIAKATAGLIAVSDSVGLNGGTTTSEVARELGRLERFVRPDRDFGLTIVTNALNIAYELSVRAHVKIVVTGGVSRRQSYELVGPMVTSSLADMALDVAVLGVDGLTARFGATTLHEGEADVSRQFAAVAKRVVVVADSTKLARSTFARIAPLEVVDVLVTDLPVEADMQRALDAAGVEVIVAG, from the coding sequence GTGACACAGCAGCAGAGGCTCAACCGACTGCTCGAGCTCGTGAGCGATCGCGGCAACATGAGCATCGCGGAGATCGGGGAGGCGCTCGGGATCTCCGCGGCGACCGCGCGTCGGGACCTCTCGACGCTGGCGGCGCAGCGCCTCGTGACCCGCACGCACGGCGGAGCCGCCGCCCTCGGCAGCGGCTACGAGCTGCCCCTGCAGTACAAGATCGCGCGCCAGGCGGAGGCGAAGGTGGCGATCGCGAAGGCCACCGCGGGCCTGATCGCCGTGAGCGACTCCGTGGGCCTGAACGGCGGCACCACCACCAGCGAGGTCGCGCGCGAGCTCGGTCGACTGGAGCGCTTCGTGCGCCCGGACCGGGACTTCGGCCTGACCATCGTCACCAACGCGCTGAACATCGCGTACGAGCTGTCGGTGCGGGCTCACGTCAAGATCGTGGTCACGGGCGGGGTCTCCCGCCGCCAGTCGTACGAGCTGGTCGGGCCGATGGTCACCAGCTCGCTGGCCGACATGGCGCTCGACGTGGCCGTGCTCGGGGTGGACGGCCTCACCGCCCGCTTCGGGGCCACGACCCTGCACGAGGGGGAGGCGGACGTCAGCCGCCAGTTCGCCGCGGTGGCGAAGCGCGTCGTCGTGGTGGCGGACAGCACGAAGCTCGCCCGCTCCACGTTCGCGCGGATCGCCCCGCTCGAGGTCGTCGACGTGCTCGTGACGGACCTCCCGGTCGAGGCCGACATGCAGCGGGCGCTCGACGCGGCCGGCGTCGAGGTCATCGTCGCGGGGTGA
- a CDS encoding ROK family protein gives MDPTRSAPPRPTRVLGIDVGGTTVKARLLDVGTARRAPGDAAPAWERRIPTPADDPSARRTVEALVALVDEARGLGDVSAVGLVVPGVVDDAAGVCVASMSLGWRDVPLRDLLERAAGAPVAFGQDVRAGALAEAATGAGAGRPGGLAFVPVGTGLASAFVADGEALVSGGWAGEIGQVVLTGPAHLAGLRVEDVASAGGLARRLGVPHALAATRLVRSGDPDAVAAWRDLVAVLADALTGIAAVAAPETLVVGGGLARAGDLLFAPLAAALDVRLAHSRRPLLAPARHGDGAAMVGAALLAEDVLAAGGVEARA, from the coding sequence ATGGACCCGACCCGATCAGCACCGCCCCGCCCGACGAGGGTGCTCGGGATCGACGTGGGCGGCACGACCGTCAAGGCCCGGCTCCTGGACGTGGGGACCGCGCGGCGGGCTCCCGGCGACGCCGCTCCCGCGTGGGAGCGGCGCATCCCGACGCCGGCCGACGACCCGAGCGCGCGCCGAACGGTGGAGGCGCTCGTCGCCCTGGTCGACGAGGCGCGCGGCCTCGGCGACGTGTCCGCCGTGGGGCTCGTCGTCCCCGGCGTCGTCGACGACGCGGCCGGCGTGTGCGTCGCCTCGATGTCGCTCGGCTGGCGGGACGTCCCCCTGCGCGACCTGCTGGAGCGGGCCGCCGGGGCGCCCGTCGCGTTCGGCCAGGACGTCCGGGCGGGCGCGCTCGCCGAGGCCGCCACGGGGGCCGGTGCCGGACGCCCGGGCGGGCTCGCCTTCGTCCCGGTGGGCACGGGCCTGGCGTCGGCGTTCGTCGCCGACGGGGAGGCGCTCGTGTCCGGCGGCTGGGCGGGTGAGATCGGGCAGGTCGTGCTGACGGGCCCCGCGCACCTCGCGGGCCTGCGGGTGGAGGACGTCGCCTCGGCGGGCGGTCTCGCGCGCCGCCTCGGCGTGCCGCACGCGCTCGCCGCCACCCGGCTCGTCCGCTCGGGGGATCCGGACGCGGTCGCCGCATGGCGGGACCTCGTCGCGGTGCTGGCCGACGCGCTCACCGGCATCGCCGCCGTGGCCGCACCCGAGACGCTCGTCGTGGGCGGCGGCCTCGCCCGCGCGGGCGACCTCCTGTTCGCCCCGCTCGCCGCGGCGCTGGACGTCCGCCTGGCGCACTCCCGGCGCCCCCTCCTCGCGCCCGCCCGGCACGGGGACGGCGCGGCCATGGTCGGCGCCGCGCTGCTCGCGGAGGACGTCCTCGCCGCCGGCGGGGTCGAGGCGCGCGCGTGA
- the nagA gene encoding N-acetylglucosamine-6-phosphate deacetylase, with protein MTALLRADRLVTASGDQGEAWLVVDGGRVVRTGSADAPPADLERLPVERIAGTVVPGFVDQHVHGALGRDFGSADGEGAREIAAHHHRSGSTRLVASIATAAIPDMARALRTLAPLVADGTLAGLHLEGPWLSPARRGAHRSSLLCAPTASDVEVLRDAGGDALCMVTLAPELDGAEEAIAVLVAGGVTVALGHSDCTAAEAHAAVDAGARVATHVFNGMRPLHHREPGLAGAALADDRVAVELILDGQHVARDAAEIVRRSAAGRLVLVSDAMAATGWSDGAYEIAGSAVVVADGVARLADGTSLAGSTGTVAEGFARLVREHGVPLPEAVTASSAASARALGLPGVGLGAGDRADLVVLDDDHRVTRVMRAGAWL; from the coding sequence GTGACCGCCCTGCTGCGGGCGGACCGGCTCGTCACGGCGTCCGGCGACCAGGGCGAGGCCTGGCTGGTCGTCGACGGCGGCCGCGTCGTGCGGACGGGATCCGCCGACGCGCCGCCCGCCGACCTGGAGCGCCTCCCCGTCGAGCGGATCGCGGGCACCGTCGTCCCCGGTTTCGTCGACCAGCACGTGCACGGCGCCCTCGGCCGGGACTTCGGCTCGGCCGACGGGGAGGGCGCGCGGGAGATCGCCGCCCATCACCACCGCTCCGGCTCGACGCGCCTGGTGGCCTCGATCGCCACCGCCGCGATCCCCGACATGGCGCGCGCCCTCCGCACGCTCGCGCCGCTCGTCGCGGACGGCACCCTCGCGGGGCTCCACCTCGAGGGGCCGTGGCTCTCCCCCGCCCGGAGGGGCGCCCACCGGAGCTCCCTCCTGTGCGCGCCCACCGCGTCCGACGTGGAGGTGCTGCGAGACGCGGGGGGCGACGCCCTGTGCATGGTCACGCTCGCGCCCGAGCTCGACGGGGCCGAGGAGGCGATCGCCGTGCTCGTCGCGGGCGGCGTCACGGTGGCCCTCGGGCACTCCGACTGCACGGCCGCCGAGGCGCACGCGGCCGTCGACGCCGGAGCGCGGGTGGCCACGCACGTGTTCAACGGCATGCGCCCGCTGCACCACCGCGAGCCGGGGCTCGCCGGAGCCGCGCTCGCGGACGACCGCGTGGCCGTGGAGCTCATCCTCGACGGGCAGCACGTGGCCCGGGACGCCGCCGAGATCGTGCGCCGGTCGGCCGCCGGCCGGCTGGTGCTCGTGAGCGACGCCATGGCGGCGACCGGATGGAGCGACGGCGCGTACGAGATCGCCGGCTCGGCGGTCGTGGTCGCGGACGGCGTGGCACGGCTCGCCGACGGCACCTCGCTCGCGGGCAGCACCGGGACGGTCGCAGAGGGGTTCGCGCGGCTGGTCCGCGAGCACGGCGTGCCGCTGCCGGAGGCGGTGACCGCCTCGTCCGCCGCCTCCGCGAGGGCGCTCGGCCTCCCCGGGGTCGGGCTCGGCGCGGGCGACCGGGCCGACCTCGTCGTGCTCGACGACGACCACCGCGTGACCCGGGTGATGCGCGCCGGCGCCTGGCTCTGA
- a CDS encoding carbohydrate ABC transporter permease yields the protein MSVDAPGLPHRPLETAAAVVGPPSRAPRPARRTRRGLPFSGWHLLLVPVAVLFLVPFAEMFLTSVTPASEINRFPPAFLPSSVTGDGYARLFAESDILHWLLNTVIVSVAAIASHLVLCSLAGYGFARLRFPGRDAGFLMVLATIMIPTQLLMIPTYVLFARVGLIDSLGAAIVPWLASAFGIFLMRQFFLSLPAELEEAGMIDGCTRMQVFFRIVLPLARPALATLAIFTLLGSWNDLVWPLIAINDDQAFTLQLGLTNFQGTRRTDWSLLMAGNVIATLPLILFFLVAQKQFVATMTFSGLKG from the coding sequence ATGAGCGTCGACGCCCCGGGGCTGCCGCACCGCCCCCTCGAGACCGCCGCAGCGGTCGTCGGACCGCCCTCCCGCGCGCCTCGCCCTGCCCGCCGCACCCGGCGCGGCCTGCCGTTCAGCGGCTGGCACCTGCTCCTCGTGCCGGTCGCGGTGCTCTTCCTCGTCCCGTTCGCGGAGATGTTCCTCACGTCCGTGACGCCGGCGAGCGAGATCAACCGCTTCCCGCCGGCCTTCCTCCCCTCGTCGGTCACCGGCGACGGCTACGCGCGGCTGTTCGCCGAGTCGGACATCCTGCACTGGCTGCTGAACACGGTCATCGTGTCGGTGGCCGCCATCGCCTCGCACCTCGTGCTCTGCTCGCTGGCCGGGTACGGGTTCGCCCGCCTGCGGTTCCCCGGCCGCGACGCCGGCTTCCTCATGGTGCTCGCGACGATCATGATCCCCACGCAGCTGCTCATGATCCCGACCTACGTGCTGTTCGCGCGGGTCGGCCTCATCGACAGCCTGGGCGCCGCGATCGTGCCGTGGCTGGCCTCCGCGTTCGGCATCTTCCTGATGCGCCAGTTCTTCCTCTCGCTGCCCGCCGAGCTCGAGGAGGCGGGCATGATCGACGGCTGCACCCGCATGCAGGTGTTCTTCCGCATCGTCCTCCCGCTGGCGCGGCCCGCCCTGGCGACGCTCGCGATCTTCACCCTGCTGGGCTCGTGGAACGACCTGGTGTGGCCGCTGATCGCCATCAACGACGACCAGGCGTTCACGCTGCAGCTGGGGCTGACGAACTTCCAGGGCACGCGGCGCACCGACTGGAGCCTCCTCATGGCGGGCAACGTGATCGCGACGCTGCCGCTGATCCTGTTCTTCCTCGTCGCGCAGAAGCAGTTCGTCGCCACGATGACCTTCTCGGGCCTGAAGGGCTAG
- a CDS encoding carbohydrate ABC transporter permease, producing MTTTSAPARAAAPDGGGSASPRRAAGAGRRRRTGGALEGWAFVGPALVIVLGLSIFPAVWAFVLSLQEWDGFSEAEFVGVDNYVRLVGDAELGGAVLHTVLYTMLFVPSVVLLGLSLAVALNRRIRFIGLYRTAIFVPFVASAAATGILTTYLFNPQFGLMNNVLRVLHLPQQGWLEDPAQSMVVITIMSLWGQAAFTTVIYLAALQDVPGDVLEAARIDGAGSWQIFWRVVWPQLAPVTTFVAIYMTLQAVQLFDLVYTTTRGGPLNATETIVYHLWQTAFRELDFGYGSAIAYGLFFVTIIATVSIAVQQRRAAAREETTR from the coding sequence ATGACGACCACCTCGGCGCCCGCCCGCGCCGCGGCCCCGGACGGCGGCGGGAGCGCGTCCCCGCGCCGCGCCGCCGGCGCCGGCCGCCGGCGCCGGACCGGCGGGGCGCTCGAGGGCTGGGCGTTCGTCGGTCCGGCGCTCGTGATCGTGCTCGGGCTGTCGATCTTCCCGGCCGTCTGGGCGTTCGTGCTGTCCCTGCAGGAGTGGGACGGGTTCAGCGAGGCGGAGTTCGTGGGCGTCGACAACTACGTCCGGCTCGTCGGCGATGCCGAGCTCGGCGGGGCCGTGCTGCACACGGTCCTCTACACGATGCTGTTCGTGCCGTCGGTCGTGCTGCTGGGGCTGTCCCTGGCGGTGGCGCTCAACCGCCGCATCCGGTTCATCGGCCTCTACCGCACCGCGATCTTCGTGCCGTTCGTGGCCTCCGCGGCCGCGACCGGCATCCTCACGACGTACCTCTTCAACCCGCAGTTCGGCCTGATGAACAACGTGCTGCGCGTGCTCCACCTGCCGCAGCAGGGGTGGCTCGAGGACCCCGCCCAGTCGATGGTCGTCATCACGATCATGTCGCTGTGGGGGCAGGCCGCCTTCACCACGGTCATCTACCTCGCGGCGCTGCAGGACGTGCCCGGCGACGTGCTCGAGGCCGCCCGCATCGACGGCGCGGGCTCCTGGCAGATCTTCTGGCGCGTCGTGTGGCCGCAGCTCGCGCCGGTCACGACGTTCGTCGCGATCTACATGACGCTCCAGGCCGTGCAGCTCTTCGACCTCGTCTACACGACGACCCGGGGCGGTCCGCTGAACGCGACCGAGACCATCGTCTACCACCTCTGGCAGACGGCGTTCCGCGAGCTCGACTTCGGCTACGGCTCGGCCATCGCCTACGGGCTGTTCTTCGTCACGATCATCGCCACCGTGTCGATCGCGGTCCAGCAGCGCCGTGCCGCGGCGCGCGAGGAGACGACGCGATGA
- a CDS encoding ABC transporter substrate-binding protein — translation MSSPSHRPRPRVHLRRALALGLAAVTAAGALSGCAGSSGSSELDTSAPVEITMWTGQDDAAGQLLDDLAQEFMDQHPNVTLELSPGASSTEDLLQKLSASFAGGTYPDISYAFGSWASQLEGSKRTLDISDQVADPAVAWDEFPEAARRTVQPTGDRTIGFPAVVDNISLLYNRTVFDDAGVAYPTPDWTWEDFRAAAAELTDPASSTYGYAYSVSGSEESTWQLWPHLWQRGGEILSEDGTESEFDGEAGVDALTMLQGMAVDDESVYLDQTDTKSGQLFASDRIGMITSGPWQLNDLKLAGTQYGVTVLPGTDGDHQTVSGPDIWALFDHQDANRAHWSYEFARWLTSAEQDLRFNVAYGNLPLRSSEADTPEFQAKAAELPGLDVMEANAANAVHARPTVPGYVDVSAAVGEAVSAVLQGQGDPADALSRAADTADAALADE, via the coding sequence ATGTCCTCTCCCTCGCACCGCCCCCGCCCCCGCGTGCACCTGCGGCGCGCCCTCGCCCTCGGGCTCGCCGCCGTCACGGCGGCCGGCGCCCTCTCCGGCTGCGCCGGCTCGTCCGGGTCCTCCGAGCTCGACACGTCCGCCCCCGTGGAGATCACGATGTGGACCGGTCAGGACGACGCGGCCGGTCAGCTGCTCGACGACCTCGCGCAGGAGTTCATGGACCAGCACCCGAACGTCACGCTGGAGCTGTCGCCCGGGGCGTCGTCGACCGAGGACCTGCTGCAGAAGCTCTCCGCGTCCTTCGCCGGCGGCACCTACCCCGACATCTCCTACGCGTTCGGATCCTGGGCGAGCCAGCTCGAGGGCTCGAAGCGCACCCTCGACATCAGCGACCAGGTGGCGGACCCGGCCGTCGCGTGGGACGAGTTCCCGGAGGCCGCTCGCCGCACGGTGCAGCCCACGGGCGACCGGACGATCGGCTTCCCGGCGGTCGTGGACAACATCAGCCTCCTCTACAACAGGACGGTCTTCGACGACGCGGGCGTCGCGTACCCCACGCCCGACTGGACCTGGGAGGACTTCCGCGCCGCCGCAGCCGAGCTGACCGACCCCGCGAGCAGCACGTACGGCTACGCGTACTCGGTGTCCGGCAGCGAGGAGAGCACCTGGCAGCTGTGGCCGCACCTGTGGCAGCGCGGCGGCGAGATCCTCAGCGAGGACGGCACCGAGTCGGAGTTCGACGGCGAGGCCGGCGTCGACGCGCTCACGATGCTGCAGGGCATGGCCGTCGACGACGAGAGCGTCTACCTCGATCAGACGGACACGAAGTCCGGCCAGCTCTTCGCGAGCGACCGCATCGGCATGATCACGTCCGGGCCCTGGCAGCTGAACGACCTCAAGCTGGCGGGCACGCAGTACGGCGTGACCGTGCTGCCCGGCACGGACGGGGACCACCAGACCGTCTCCGGCCCGGACATCTGGGCGCTGTTCGACCACCAGGACGCGAACCGGGCCCACTGGTCGTACGAGTTCGCCCGGTGGCTCACCTCGGCCGAGCAGGACCTCCGCTTCAACGTCGCGTACGGCAACCTGCCGCTGCGCTCGAGCGAGGCCGACACCCCCGAGTTCCAAGCCAAGGCGGCCGAGCTCCCGGGCCTCGACGTGATGGAGGCGAACGCCGCCAACGCGGTGCACGCCCGGCCGACGGTCCCCGGCTACGTGGACGTCTCGGCGGCCGTGGGCGAGGCCGTCTCCGCCGTGCTGCAGGGCCAGGGGGATCCGGCCGACGCGCTCTCCCGCGCCGCCGACACGGCCGACGCCGCGCTGGCCGACGAATGA
- a CDS encoding alpha-glucosidase/alpha-galactosidase gives MTRVAFMGAGSVVFTRQLVADLLSFDDLGPLHIALHDIDQRRLDVAEGTTRALADRFGRPITVTASLDRRAALDAADFVIDMVQVGGIDATRTDLEIPARYGLLQTIGDTTGVGGVFRALRTFPFLSALTADMREVCPDAVLLNYTNPMAMNIWWASVVAPDITALGLCHSVYWTAHDLAELVGVPVEETVHRAAGVNHQSWMLEWTHEGRDLYPVLRDRIRADPGLERRVRVEMFRRIGFYPTETSEHSSEYLPWFLRSPEQVERFRLQPLEYIGISEQNVAEFEHAESALASGEPLALEEGAAEYAPQVIHSLVTGTPREIHANVPNRGLIDNLPQGAVVEVPTTVGPDGIAPLPMGALPVQCAAINRPYVSVAELTVEAMRTGDPRLLRQAVLVDPNASSTLTPERIWALCDEMVAAHGDLLPEPLRERLPASAL, from the coding sequence ATGACTCGAGTCGCTTTCATGGGTGCCGGCAGCGTCGTCTTCACGCGCCAGCTCGTCGCCGACCTGCTGAGCTTCGACGACCTCGGCCCCCTCCACATCGCCCTGCACGACATCGACCAGCGGAGGCTCGACGTCGCGGAGGGGACGACGCGGGCCCTCGCGGACCGCTTCGGCCGCCCGATCACCGTGACGGCGTCGCTCGACCGCCGAGCCGCGCTCGACGCGGCGGACTTCGTCATCGACATGGTGCAGGTCGGCGGGATCGACGCCACGCGCACCGACCTCGAGATCCCGGCCCGGTACGGGCTGCTGCAGACCATCGGGGACACGACGGGCGTCGGCGGGGTCTTCCGGGCGCTCCGCACCTTCCCCTTCCTCTCCGCGCTCACGGCCGACATGCGCGAGGTGTGCCCGGACGCGGTGCTCCTCAACTACACGAACCCGATGGCCATGAACATCTGGTGGGCCTCCGTCGTCGCGCCGGACATCACAGCGCTCGGCCTCTGCCACAGCGTCTACTGGACCGCCCACGACCTGGCCGAGCTCGTCGGCGTGCCCGTCGAGGAGACGGTCCACCGGGCCGCCGGCGTCAACCACCAGAGCTGGATGCTGGAGTGGACCCACGAGGGCCGCGACCTCTACCCCGTGCTCCGCGACCGCATCCGCGCCGACCCCGGGCTCGAGCGCCGCGTGCGCGTGGAGATGTTCCGGCGCATCGGCTTCTACCCGACCGAGACCAGCGAGCACTCCTCCGAGTACCTGCCGTGGTTCCTCCGCTCCCCCGAGCAGGTCGAGCGCTTCCGGCTGCAGCCGCTCGAGTACATCGGGATCAGCGAGCAGAACGTCGCCGAGTTCGAGCACGCCGAGTCCGCCCTCGCGTCCGGCGAGCCGCTCGCCCTCGAGGAGGGCGCCGCCGAGTATGCCCCGCAGGTGATCCACTCGCTGGTGACCGGCACCCCGCGCGAGATCCACGCCAACGTGCCGAACCGGGGCCTCATCGACAACCTGCCGCAGGGCGCCGTCGTCGAGGTGCCCACCACGGTCGGACCGGACGGCATCGCCCCGCTGCCGATGGGCGCGCTGCCGGTGCAGTGCGCCGCGATCAACCGCCCCTACGTCTCCGTGGCCGAGCTCACGGTCGAGGCGATGCGCACCGGCGACCCGCGCCTGCTGCGCCAGGCCGTCCTCGTGGATCCGAACGCGAGCTCCACCCTCACCCCCGAGCGCATCTGGGCGCTCTGCGACGAGATGGTCGCGGCCCACGGCGACCTCCTCCCCGAGCCGCTGCGCGAGCGGCTCCCCGCCAGCGCCCTCTGA
- a CDS encoding VOC family protein, with amino-acid sequence MSIVTTTHLNLRGTARPALEFYRSVFGGRITSATYADYGMPAGAPGADGLVFGQLESEDGFRVMAYDIPGQDDPDPAAIAGTTTREQGATLTDRTFFLSVRGETLEEVEGYWRGLADGATVVEPLAASAWTPGFGMLTDRFGVTWVLDVRAPAAG; translated from the coding sequence ATGAGCATCGTCACCACCACGCACCTCAACCTCCGCGGCACCGCGCGCCCGGCCCTCGAGTTCTACCGCTCGGTCTTCGGCGGGCGGATCACCAGCGCCACCTACGCCGACTACGGCATGCCGGCGGGAGCACCGGGCGCCGACGGGCTCGTCTTCGGCCAGCTCGAGAGCGAGGACGGCTTCCGCGTCATGGCGTACGACATCCCCGGCCAGGACGACCCCGACCCCGCCGCCATCGCGGGCACGACCACCCGCGAGCAGGGCGCGACCCTCACCGACCGCACCTTCTTCCTGTCCGTCCGCGGCGAGACGCTCGAGGAGGTGGAGGGGTACTGGCGGGGCCTCGCCGACGGCGCCACCGTCGTCGAGCCGCTCGCCGCGTCCGCGTGGACGCCCGGGTTCGGCATGCTCACGGACCGCTTCGGCGTGACGTGGGTCCTCGACGTGCGGGCCCCCGCCGCCGGCTGA